The following are encoded in a window of Carya illinoinensis cultivar Pawnee chromosome 15, C.illinoinensisPawnee_v1, whole genome shotgun sequence genomic DNA:
- the LOC122296814 gene encoding uncharacterized protein LOC122296814, with translation MSLLVWNCRGLGNPRSVRILSKLVKEKGPLLVFLLETKCSKQRMEVIRRILKMDGCFDVESIGMSGGIALLWKEEWDVQVVSYTRWHVSAVVKEEINDRRWHFTRFYGHPETAKRKSSWQLLEKLKPQSSVAWLCAGDFNEVLHQKEKQGASSRPYNQIEAFRQVVEKCGLYDVHHLGQFYTWSNNRRDENFTKERIDRAMANKEWQELFRGATCTALAAVKSDHSPLYISRQSPNQCRKRWVPGFRYEAAWDLHEDCPTVVANGWNGTRPAGLSGCTMRQRLETCQRALQQWRKTSQQNNHKHVAETLQRISHLQNNGTGSHLTEMQQLQRRVESSLAAEDMKWRQRAKQHWLRHGDRNTHFFHQQASQRRRTNTVRSIEDQQGLAIANQAGIGEVFTGYFSTLFSTSCPIGFDECLHGLESKLTGDMKSWLSKPFTREEVQNAVFQMNPLGSPGPDGFPAHFYQKHWEVMGEEVGCYVLEVLNCSRSL, from the coding sequence ATGAGCCTCTTAGtatggaactgccgagggcttgggaaccctcggtcaGTTAGGATCCTTAGCAAACTGGTTAAGGAAAAGGGCCCACTCTTAGTTTTCCTCTTGGAAACTAAGTGCAGTAAACAAAGAATGGAGGTAATTAGGAGAATTCTGAAGATGGATGGATGTTTTGATGTTGAAAGTATTGGTATGAGTGGAGGCATTGCGTTGCTGTGGAAAGAAGAATGGGACGTCCAAGTGGTCAGCTATACCAGGTGGCATGTCAGTGCAGTGGTTAAGGAAGAGATCAATGACAGAAGATGGCATTTTACTAGGTTTTATGGCCATCCCGAGACAGCTAAAAGGAAGAGCAGTTGGCAGCTACTTGAGAAGTTAAAGCCTCAATCATCAGTGGCTTGGCTATGTGcaggagatttcaatgaagtgTTGCATCAAAAGGAAAAGCAGGGAGCATCCAGCAGAccatataaccaaattgaagcATTTAGACAAGTTGTTGAGAAATGTGGGCTATATGATGTGCATCACCTGGGACAATTCTATACATGGTCAAACAACAGAAGGGATGAGAACTTTACCAAGGAAAGAATAGACAGGGCCATGGCTAACAAGGAATGGCAAGAACTCTTCAGAGGAGCAACATGCACTGCACTAGCAGCAGTGAAATCAGACCACTCCCCACTCTACATAAGCAGACAGTCCCCAAACCAATGTAGGAAAAGGTGGGTTCCAGGGTTTAGGTATGAGGCTGCGTGGGATCTACATGAAGACTGTCCTACTGTAGTGGCAAATGGGTGGAATGGAACCAGACCAGCTGGCCTCTCAGGCTGCACAATGAGGCAAAGATTGGAAACATGCCAAAGGGCACTACAGCAATGGAGGAAAACATCACAGCAGAATAACCATAAGCATGTAGCTGAGACTCTACAAAGAATAAGCCACCTTCAGAACAATGGCACTGGATCCCATTTAACAGAAATGCAACAACTTCAGAGGAGAGTGGAATCATCCCTGGCTGCAGAAGATATGAAGTGGCGTCAGAGGGCAAAACAACACTGGCTAAGACATGGTGACAGGAATACCCACTTTTTCCATCAGCAGGCTTCTCAGAGAAGAAGAACCAACACAGTCAGAAGCATTGAGGACCAACAAGGGCTAGCAATTGCTAACCAGGCAGGCATAGGTGAAGTTTTCACAGGTTATTTCTCCACACTATTTTCCACCTCTTGCCCCATTGGTTTTGATGAATGCTTGCATGGCTTGGAGTCAAAATTGACAGGAGATATGAAGTCCTGGCTCTCTAAACCTTTCACCCGAGAGGAAGTACAAAATGCTGTGTTTCAGATGAATCCTTTAGGTTCACCTGGACCTGATGGATTTCCAGCTCATTTTTACCAAAAACATTGGGAAGTGATGGGGGAGGAAGTAGGCTGTTATGTACTCGAAGTCCTAAACTGTAGTAGGTCCCTCTAA